The following proteins come from a genomic window of Miscanthus floridulus cultivar M001 chromosome 2, ASM1932011v1, whole genome shotgun sequence:
- the LOC136535866 gene encoding uncharacterized protein: MEDSVGVEERREQSETTPHKKARQEVVEAGGVGGGKPGEEGGFLSAMASKIGATMSGTNGGSGGEVSATVASDGEEGKRDGNGNGEPGEEGGFLSAMASRIGAAMSGANGGSGDGGGANAAVASGGEDKEADSNGGGGIFWKLLHSSPPAAPQATGAMETEEVKDQDVAGEQAGILSAMATKIGMAMSGANGDDSRGDSGHDDAKTSNGEAVRGNNGEEKKGEEANGGGILSAVASKIGVAVSGANGNGNHSAEDDAKKSTGDAGHGGSKGEEKGRDVYGGRIVEQIISNLPSDDQAPDADEASLLIAIIED, translated from the exons ATGGAGGATTCGGTGGgcgtggaggagaggagggagcagAGCGAGACGACGCCGCACAAGAAAGCGCGTCAAGAAGTAGTGGAGGCCGGTGGTGTTGGCGGCGGCAAGCCAGGTGAGGAGGGCGGATTCCTGAGCGCCATGGCGTCCAAGATCGGTGCGACGATGTCCGGGACCAATGGCGGGAGCGGCGGCGAGGTCAGTGCGACCGTGGCGTCCGATGGCGAGGAGGGGAAGAGGGACGGTAACGGTAACGGCGAGCCAGGTGAGGAGGGTGGGTTCCTGAGCGCCATGGCGTCCAGGATCGGGGCGGCGATGTCCGGTGCTAACGGTggcagcggcgacggcggcggtgccAATGCGGCCGTGGCGTCTGGTGGCGAGGACAAGGAGGCGGACAGTAATGGCGGCGGCGGGATCTTCTGGAAGCTGCTGCACAGCTCGCCCCCTGCGGCACCGCAGGCGACAG GAGCAATGGAAACAGAGGAGGTGAAAGATCAGGACGTGGCAGGTGAGCAAGCCGGGATTCTGAGCGCCATGGCCACCAAGATCGGCATGGCCATGTCTGGTGCGAATGGCGATGACAGCCGTGGCGACAGCGGGCACGACGACGCCAAGACGAGCAATGGTGAAGCGGTTCGTGGCAATAATGGTgaagagaagaagggggaggaagCCAATGGTGGCGGCATTCTTAGCGCGGTGGCTTCCAAGATCGGTGTGGCCGTGTCAGGCGCCAATGGCAACGGGAACCACAGCGCTGAGGATGATGCCAAGAAGAGCACCGGCGACGCTGGTCATGGTGGTAGCAAGGGCGAGGAGAAGGGGCGTGATGTGTATGGCGGTAGAATAGTTGAACAGATCATTTCCAACCTGCCCTCAG ATGATCAGGCGCCAGATGCCGATGAAGCTTCCTTGCTCATTGCCATTATCGAAGATTAG
- the LOC136535865 gene encoding myb transcription factor 42-like: MGRPPCCDKANVKKGPWTPEEDAKLLAYTSTHGTGNWTNVPQRAGLKRCGKSCRLRYTNYLRPNLKHENFTQEEEDLIVTLHAMLGSRWSLIANQLPGRTDNDVKNYWNTKLSKKLRQRGIDPITHRPIADLMHSIGALAIRPPQPLALSPNGGSTAYLPAPAALPLVHDVAYHAAGMLPPMTPAQQQQQVVIARVDADAPASPTTEHGQGQELKWSDFLADDAEQQVVLGQYHHEAAAAAGAGSGVAVHGAGSSSAAAAGGDDGGIVGVGGGGGDDRAAAFIDAILDCDKETGVDQFIAELLADPAYYAGSSSSSEMGWGIGLLNAD, translated from the exons ATGGGGAGGCCGCCGTGCTGCGACAAGGCGAACGTGAAGAAGGGGCCGTGGACGCCGGAGGAGGACGCCAAGCTGCTGGCCTACACCTCCACCCATGGCACCGGCAACTGGACCAACGTGCCCCAGAGAGCAG GGCTGAAGAGGTGCGGGAAGAGCTGCAGGCTGAGGTACACTAACTACCTGCGTCCCAACCTGAAGCACGAGAACTTCACCCAGGAGGAGGAAGACCTCATCGTCACCCTCCACGCCATGCTTGGAAGCAG GTGGTCTCTGATCGCGAACCAGCTGCCGGGGCGGACGGACAACGACGTGAAGAACTACTGGAACACGAAGCTGAGCAAGAAGCTGCGGCAGCGCGGGATCGACCCCATCACCCACCGCCCCATCGCCGACCTCATGCACAGCATCGGCGCGCTCGCCATCCGCCCGCCGCAGCCGCTGGCGCTCTCTCCCAACGGCGGCTCCACCGCCTACCTTCCCGCGCCGGCGGCGCTCCCGCTCGTCCACGACGTCGCGTACCACGCGGCTGGCATGCTGCCACCGATGACGccggcgcagcagcagcagcaggtcgtCATCGCACGCGTGGACGCGGACGCGCCCGCGTCGCCGACGACGGAGCACGGCCAGGGCCAGGAGCTCAAGTGGAGCGACTTCCTCGCCGACGACGCGGAGCAGCAGGTTGTTCTTGGGCAGTACCACCAcgaggcggccgccgccgccggcgcaggCAGCGGCGTCGCCGTGCACGGCGCTGGGAGCAGCAGCGCTGCGGCGGCCGGCGGTGACGACGGTGGCATTGTTGGtgtcggtggcggcggcggcgacgaccgcGCGGCGGCGTTCATCGACGCCATCCTGGACTGCGACAAGGAGACGGGGGTGGACCAGTTCATCGCCGAGCTGCTGGCTGACCCGGCCTACTACGCgggctcctcgtcgtcgtcggagaTGGGCTGGGGCATTGGCCTGCTGAATGCTGATTAA